One part of the Aliivibrio fischeri ATCC 7744 = JCM 18803 = DSM 507 genome encodes these proteins:
- the oppF gene encoding murein tripeptide/oligopeptide ABC transporter ATP binding protein OppF: MSVDKKLILDVKNLKVHFSIAAKSVWPWAKPANLKAVDGVNVRLYEGETLGVVGESGCGKSTFARAIIGLVEATDGEVVWLGEDLTKLEDEPLRQKRKEIQMIFQDPLASLNPRMTVGDIIAEPLLTFYPKLTKDEVKDRVKEMMAKVGLLPNVINRYPHEFSGGQCQRIGIARALILKPKMIICDEPVSALDVSIQAQVVNLLKELQKELGLSLVFIAHDLSVVKHISDRVLVMYLGNEVELGESDALFSNPKHPYTKALMSAVPIPDPKLERAKTIEMLEGDLPSPINPPSGCVFRTRCPQATDACAETKPELKGNDVHAVSCLAVADI, from the coding sequence ATGTCAGTAGATAAAAAATTAATTCTAGATGTAAAGAACCTTAAAGTGCATTTTAGCATTGCAGCTAAATCAGTATGGCCTTGGGCAAAACCTGCAAACTTAAAAGCGGTTGATGGTGTTAACGTTCGTTTGTATGAAGGTGAAACACTGGGTGTTGTTGGTGAATCTGGTTGTGGTAAATCAACCTTTGCTCGTGCCATTATTGGTTTAGTTGAGGCGACAGATGGTGAAGTAGTTTGGTTAGGAGAAGATCTGACTAAATTAGAAGATGAACCACTTCGTCAAAAGCGCAAAGAAATACAAATGATATTCCAAGATCCTTTGGCATCATTGAATCCTCGTATGACAGTAGGTGACATTATCGCTGAGCCATTACTTACTTTCTATCCAAAGCTAACAAAAGATGAAGTGAAGGATAGAGTTAAAGAGATGATGGCAAAAGTAGGTTTGTTACCTAACGTAATCAACCGCTACCCTCATGAATTCTCTGGTGGACAATGCCAGCGTATTGGTATTGCACGAGCACTTATTTTAAAGCCAAAGATGATCATTTGTGATGAGCCAGTGTCGGCTCTGGATGTATCGATTCAAGCACAGGTAGTAAATTTACTTAAAGAACTTCAAAAAGAACTTGGTTTAAGTCTAGTCTTTATTGCTCACGATTTATCGGTTGTGAAGCATATTTCAGATCGTGTTCTAGTTATGTATTTAGGTAACGAAGTTGAACTTGGTGAGTCTGACGCGTTATTTAGTAATCCTAAACACCCTTATACAAAAGCCTTGATGTCAGCAGTTCCAATTCCTGATCCAAAGCTAGAAAGAGCAAAAACGATTGAAATGCTAGAAGGGGATTTACCATCTCCAATTAATCCACCATCTGGATGTGTGTTCCGTACACGTTGTCCTCAAGCAACAGATGCATGTGCAGAAACAAAGCCTGAATTAAAAGGTAATGATGTACACGCTGTATCGTGTTTGGCGGTAGCAGATATCTAA
- a CDS encoding cupin domain-containing protein: MYQLSFSLQEFLSEYWQKKPVIIKGGFENFQDPVTPEELAGLTLENDVDSRFISNANNQWKAEHGPLSEELYETLGETNWSIIVQAANHWHEGAAELFKPFKQMPNWLFDDIMISYSVPHGGVGPHIDQYDVFIIQGQGKRHWRVGDIGEYQEEHRHSALKQITGFEPIIDQILEPGDILYIPPGFPHDGYALEPSMSYSAGFRSPKEQELISNFADFIIENEKGDVHYHNPDLPAQIHGSEITTKSFEDLKAMMLSAMSDEQTLKQFMGEYLSNSRHHLNIIPDSEKWTTEELLSYLQSGQALIKVAGVRAFYHEVESCEENMTLFIDGESYVFPLKMKNDVIILCEANEVTLNNIEQLLLDPHSVANLLQLVNIGYFYAE, translated from the coding sequence ATGTATCAATTAAGTTTTTCGCTACAAGAATTCCTATCTGAGTATTGGCAAAAAAAACCAGTGATCATCAAAGGTGGATTTGAGAACTTTCAAGATCCTGTTACTCCAGAAGAGTTAGCAGGACTTACTTTAGAAAACGATGTCGATTCTCGATTCATTTCTAACGCTAATAACCAATGGAAAGCAGAACACGGCCCCTTATCTGAAGAGTTATATGAAACACTTGGCGAAACCAATTGGTCTATTATCGTTCAGGCGGCTAATCATTGGCATGAAGGTGCGGCTGAATTGTTTAAACCTTTTAAACAAATGCCAAATTGGTTATTCGATGACATCATGATCAGCTACTCAGTACCTCATGGTGGTGTTGGTCCACATATTGATCAATATGATGTATTTATTATTCAAGGTCAGGGAAAGCGTCATTGGCGTGTTGGCGATATCGGTGAATATCAAGAAGAACATAGACATTCTGCACTAAAACAAATTACTGGATTTGAACCGATTATCGATCAAATTCTAGAGCCTGGTGACATTCTTTATATCCCACCAGGCTTCCCGCATGATGGCTACGCCTTAGAGCCATCTATGAGTTATTCAGCCGGTTTTCGTTCTCCAAAAGAGCAAGAGTTAATCAGCAATTTTGCGGACTTCATTATTGAAAATGAAAAAGGCGATGTTCATTACCATAATCCAGATCTTCCTGCACAAATTCACGGTAGTGAAATCACAACAAAAAGCTTTGAAGACTTAAAAGCCATGATGTTAAGTGCGATGTCAGATGAGCAAACACTAAAACAGTTTATGGGAGAGTACTTAAGTAATTCTCGTCATCATTTAAATATTATTCCAGATTCTGAGAAGTGGACAACTGAAGAGTTGCTTAGTTACTTACAATCAGGTCAAGCATTGATCAAAGTGGCAGGCGTCCGCGCGTTTTACCATGAAGTAGAATCATGTGAAGAAAACATGACTCTTTTTATTGATGGTGAAAGTTATGTTTTCCCATTAAAAATGAAAAATGATGTGATTATATTATGTGAAGCTAATGAGGTAACACTGAACAATATTGAACAGCTTTTACTAGACCCTCATTCAGTCGCTAATTTGCTTCAACTGGTAAATATCGGTTATTTTTACGCGGAATAG
- a CDS encoding ABC transporter substrate-binding protein, with protein MYKNKITQAILLGGLSLALAGCGDKTAEQPVKQTKPAEKPESTEVVYADVQELVRGNGTEVATLDPHKSQGVPESHVIRDLLEGLVNQDADGNTIPGVAESWETTDNKKFVFHLRKDAKWSNGDPVTADDFVYSFQRAVDPMTASPYSWYMEYTKMANAKDIVAGKKDKSELGVKAIDAHTLEVQLDTAVPYFVKMMGHTTVKPVHKATIEKFGDQWTKPGNFVGNGAFVVNNWVVNERLELVRNEQYWDNKDTKLTKVTFLPIENQVSEMNRFLSGELDFTNELPVEHFKRLQKEEPDSVSVVGSLCTYYYSFNTKKKPFDDVRVRKAISYAIDRSIVSDVILGQGQKPAYFLTPEITAGFNPELPAYGKMTQDERNAEAKRLLTEAGFGPENPLKFTLLYNTSENHKKIAVAAGSMWKKTLGLEVVLENQEWKTYLDSKDQGQFEVARAGWCGDYNEASAFLTLMVSKNTTGGQHYGSAEYDALIEKALASTSEEERNAIYLEAEKLLAKDMPIAPIYQYVKSRLLSPQVGGFPTGNAEEKIYSKDLYIKAK; from the coding sequence ATGTATAAGAATAAAATTACACAAGCTATTTTGCTTGGTGGCCTGTCACTAGCACTTGCTGGCTGTGGAGACAAAACCGCAGAGCAACCTGTCAAACAAACGAAACCTGCTGAAAAGCCTGAATCAACTGAAGTCGTATATGCAGATGTACAAGAGTTGGTTCGTGGTAATGGTACTGAGGTTGCGACTTTAGACCCTCATAAATCTCAAGGTGTTCCTGAATCTCACGTTATCCGTGATCTATTAGAAGGTCTTGTAAATCAGGATGCTGATGGTAATACGATCCCGGGTGTTGCTGAAAGTTGGGAAACAACAGATAACAAAAAATTTGTATTCCATTTACGTAAAGATGCTAAATGGTCAAATGGTGATCCTGTAACTGCTGATGATTTTGTATACAGTTTCCAAAGAGCAGTGGATCCAATGACAGCATCACCATACTCTTGGTATATGGAATATACTAAGATGGCAAATGCAAAAGACATTGTTGCTGGTAAAAAAGATAAGAGTGAACTTGGTGTTAAAGCGATTGATGCTCATACTCTAGAAGTTCAACTTGATACTGCTGTTCCTTATTTTGTAAAAATGATGGGCCACACGACAGTGAAGCCTGTTCATAAGGCAACAATTGAAAAATTTGGTGACCAATGGACTAAACCTGGCAACTTCGTAGGTAATGGTGCATTCGTTGTTAATAACTGGGTTGTAAATGAACGTTTAGAGCTTGTTCGTAATGAACAATACTGGGACAACAAAGATACTAAATTAACTAAGGTTACGTTCCTACCTATCGAAAATCAGGTTTCAGAAATGAACCGCTTCTTATCTGGAGAATTAGACTTTACTAATGAACTTCCAGTTGAACACTTTAAACGTCTACAAAAAGAAGAACCGGATTCAGTTTCTGTTGTAGGTAGCTTATGTACTTACTACTACTCGTTTAATACTAAGAAAAAGCCATTTGATGATGTTCGTGTGCGTAAAGCGATTTCTTACGCTATTGACCGCTCTATTGTTTCAGACGTAATTCTAGGTCAAGGTCAAAAACCAGCTTATTTCTTAACACCTGAAATTACTGCTGGCTTTAATCCTGAACTTCCTGCTTATGGCAAAATGACCCAAGATGAGCGTAATGCAGAAGCAAAACGTTTATTAACAGAAGCAGGCTTTGGTCCTGAGAATCCACTTAAATTTACACTGCTATACAACACGTCTGAAAACCATAAGAAGATCGCAGTTGCGGCTGGTTCTATGTGGAAAAAGACACTTGGGCTTGAAGTTGTTTTAGAAAACCAAGAGTGGAAAACATACCTAGATTCTAAAGATCAAGGTCAGTTTGAAGTGGCTCGTGCGGGGTGGTGTGGCGATTATAACGAAGCGTCAGCATTCCTAACATTAATGGTAAGTAAGAACACGACTGGTGGTCAACACTACGGTAGTGCAGAGTATGATGCATTAATTGAAAAAGCCCTAGCATCAACTTCTGAAGAAGAGCGTAATGCTATCTATCTGGAAGCTGAGAAACTTCTAGCTAAAGATATGCCGATTGCTCCTATCTATCAGTATGTCAAATCTCGTCTATTATCTCCACAAGTAGGTGGCTTCCCAACGGGCAATGCGGAAGAAAAAATCTACTCGAAAGATCTATATATCAAAGCTAAGTAA
- a CDS encoding thymidine kinase has product MAQMYFYYSAMNAGKSTTLLQSSFNYQERGMNPAIFTAAIDDRYGVGKVSSRIGLHAEAHLFNKETNVFDAIKELHEAEKLHCVLIDECQFLTKEQVYQLTEVVDKLNIPALCYGLRTDFLGELFEGSKYLLSWADKLVELKTICHCGRKANMVIRTDEHGVAIADGDQVAIGGNELYVSVCRRHYKEALGK; this is encoded by the coding sequence GTGGCACAAATGTATTTTTATTACTCTGCAATGAATGCGGGGAAATCAACAACACTTCTTCAATCATCATTTAACTATCAAGAACGCGGTATGAATCCTGCTATTTTTACAGCAGCGATTGATGATCGTTATGGTGTTGGTAAAGTAAGTTCTCGAATTGGTTTACATGCAGAAGCACACTTGTTTAATAAAGAAACGAATGTATTCGATGCAATTAAAGAGTTGCATGAAGCAGAAAAACTTCACTGTGTTTTAATTGATGAATGTCAGTTTTTAACCAAAGAACAAGTATATCAACTGACAGAAGTCGTTGATAAATTAAACATCCCAGCACTTTGTTATGGCTTACGAACTGACTTTTTAGGAGAGTTGTTTGAGGGAAGTAAATATTTACTTTCTTGGGCTGATAAATTGGTTGAATTAAAAACCATTTGTCACTGTGGACGTAAAGCAAACATGGTGATCCGTACGGATGAGCATGGTGTAGCTATTGCGGATGGTGATCAAGTTGCTATCGGTGGTAATGAGCTGTACGTTTCAGTATGTCGACGCCATTATAAAGAAGCGCTAGGTAAATAG
- the oppD gene encoding ABC transporter ATP-binding protein, with amino-acid sequence MSLLDVKDLRVEFTTQDGNVTAVNDLNFSLKQGETLGIVGESGSGKSQTVFALMGLLAKNGIITGSAKFEGKEILNLPEKELNSIRAEQMAMIFQDPMTSLNPYMKVSEQLMEVLMLHKGMGKAEAFEESVRMLEAVKIPEARKRITMYPHEFSGGMRQRVMIAMALLCRPKLLIADEPTTALDVTVQAQIMELLNELKSEFNTAIIMITHDLGVVAGSCDKVLVMYAGRTMEYGTVNEIFYEPSHPYAEGLLKAIPRLDTEGEILPTIPGNPPNLLRLPTGCPYQERCHRVMDRCKQEAPILLPFGQDRLRACFSDQETW; translated from the coding sequence ATGAGTTTATTAGATGTAAAAGATCTGCGAGTAGAGTTCACCACACAAGATGGTAATGTAACGGCAGTAAATGATTTAAACTTCTCACTAAAACAAGGTGAGACATTAGGTATTGTTGGTGAATCAGGTTCAGGTAAATCACAAACTGTATTTGCCTTAATGGGTTTATTAGCTAAAAACGGTATTATTACTGGTAGCGCAAAGTTTGAAGGAAAAGAGATCCTTAACCTTCCAGAAAAAGAGTTAAACAGTATTCGTGCTGAACAGATGGCGATGATCTTCCAAGATCCAATGACGTCACTTAATCCGTACATGAAAGTAAGTGAGCAATTAATGGAAGTGCTCATGCTACATAAAGGCATGGGTAAAGCGGAAGCATTTGAAGAGTCTGTTCGAATGTTAGAAGCAGTTAAAATACCAGAAGCGCGTAAACGTATTACGATGTACCCACATGAATTTTCGGGTGGTATGCGCCAGCGTGTGATGATTGCAATGGCATTGCTTTGTCGTCCGAAACTTCTTATTGCTGATGAACCAACGACTGCGTTAGACGTAACGGTACAAGCGCAAATTATGGAATTATTGAATGAGCTGAAAAGTGAATTTAATACAGCGATTATCATGATTACTCACGATCTTGGTGTTGTTGCTGGTTCTTGTGACAAAGTGCTTGTTATGTATGCTGGTCGTACAATGGAATACGGTACAGTAAATGAAATATTTTACGAACCAAGCCACCCTTATGCTGAGGGGTTATTAAAAGCGATTCCACGTTTAGATACAGAAGGTGAAATATTACCGACTATTCCTGGTAACCCACCCAATTTACTCCGTTTACCTACAGGCTGTCCTTATCAAGAACGATGTCATCGTGTTATGGACCGTTGTAAGCAAGAAGCTCCGATTTTATTGCCGTTTGGTCAAGATCGTTTACGTGCTTGTTTTTCTGATCAGGAGACGTGGTAA
- the pflA gene encoding pyruvate formate lyase 1-activating protein, which yields MSVGRIHSFETCGTVDGPGIRFIVFLQGCLMRCMYCHNRDTWDTHDGKEVTVAELIEEAKSYRHFMKASGGGITCSGGEAMLQPEFVRDFFRAAQAEGIHTCLDTNGYIRKHTDVIDEVLEASDLVMLDLKQMKDDIHKEFIGVSNTRVLDFARYLHKIGQKTWIRYVIVPGYTDDEESAHLLGDFIKDMDNIEKIELLPYHKLGAHKWEALGHDYPLEGVNPPSKETMEKMVEILSQYHNNVKY from the coding sequence ATGTCTGTAGGTCGTATTCACTCTTTTGAAACATGTGGAACTGTTGATGGTCCTGGTATTCGCTTTATTGTTTTCTTACAAGGCTGCTTAATGCGTTGTATGTATTGCCACAACCGTGATACTTGGGATACACATGATGGTAAAGAAGTGACCGTTGCTGAATTGATTGAAGAAGCAAAAAGCTACCGTCACTTTATGAAAGCCTCAGGAGGCGGTATTACTTGTTCAGGTGGTGAAGCAATGCTACAACCTGAATTTGTACGTGATTTTTTCCGTGCAGCTCAAGCAGAAGGCATCCATACTTGTTTAGATACCAATGGGTATATTCGCAAACACACGGATGTAATTGATGAAGTTTTAGAAGCATCAGATCTTGTTATGCTTGATCTAAAACAGATGAAAGATGACATCCATAAAGAATTCATCGGTGTATCAAATACTCGAGTTCTTGATTTTGCACGTTATCTTCATAAGATTGGACAAAAAACATGGATCCGTTACGTTATTGTTCCTGGCTATACTGATGATGAAGAATCAGCACACCTTCTAGGTGATTTTATTAAAGATATGGATAACATTGAAAAAATAGAATTACTTCCATACCACAAATTAGGTGCTCATAAATGGGAAGCATTAGGTCATGACTACCCTCTTGAGGGCGTAAACCCTCCATCAAAAGAAACGATGGAAAAAATGGTCGAAATCCTAAGCCAATACCACAACAACGTAAAATATTAA
- the oppC gene encoding oligopeptide ABC transporter permease OppC → MLTKKENLEAIEKFSESLEIEGRSLWQDARIRFMRNKAAMISLFILTLMTLAVIFLPMFSQYAYDDTDWYALHQGPSMAHLFGTDSLGRDLFVRTLVGGRISLMVGILGALVAVLIGTLYGATSGFVGGKVDRVMMRFIEILYAVPFMFLVIVLVTFFGRNIVLIFVAIGAIAWLDMARIVRGQTLSLRSKEFIEAAHVCGVSKWGIITRHIVPNVLGIVAVYSTLLIPSMILTESFLSFLGLGVQEPMTSWGALLQEGSQTMEVAIWQLTFPALFMVVTLFCFNYVGDGLRDALDPKDR, encoded by the coding sequence ATGTTAACGAAAAAAGAAAATTTAGAAGCGATCGAAAAATTCTCTGAAAGTTTGGAGATTGAGGGTCGCAGTCTATGGCAAGACGCACGAATCCGCTTTATGCGAAACAAAGCGGCAATGATCAGTTTGTTTATTCTTACTTTGATGACTTTGGCTGTAATTTTCCTGCCGATGTTCAGTCAATATGCTTATGATGATACAGATTGGTATGCTCTACACCAAGGCCCAAGTATGGCGCACTTATTTGGAACGGACAGCTTAGGTCGTGATTTATTTGTTCGTACCTTAGTTGGTGGACGAATTTCATTGATGGTTGGTATTCTAGGTGCATTAGTTGCTGTACTAATTGGAACGCTTTACGGCGCAACATCAGGCTTTGTTGGTGGTAAAGTTGACCGAGTAATGATGCGTTTTATTGAAATCTTATACGCTGTGCCTTTTATGTTTTTGGTTATCGTATTAGTAACATTTTTTGGGCGTAATATCGTTCTTATCTTTGTTGCTATTGGTGCAATTGCTTGGCTTGATATGGCTCGTATTGTTCGTGGTCAAACACTTAGCTTACGTAGTAAAGAGTTTATTGAAGCAGCACACGTGTGTGGTGTGAGTAAGTGGGGCATCATCACTCGTCATATCGTACCAAACGTACTAGGTATTGTTGCTGTTTATTCAACATTACTTATCCCGAGTATGATCCTAACTGAATCTTTCCTATCTTTCCTTGGTCTGGGTGTTCAAGAGCCGATGACTAGTTGGGGCGCCTTACTTCAAGAAGGTTCTCAAACTATGGAAGTGGCAATTTGGCAGTTAACTTTCCCAGCTTTATTTATGGTCGTTACCTTGTTCTGCTTTAACTATGTAGGTGATGGTTTACGTGATGCGCTGGATCCAAAAGACAGATAA
- a CDS encoding glycosyl hydrolase family 18 protein, whose amino-acid sequence MFKKKLGLCSAAVTLALSAPTFAAAPGQAIISWMETDFSIIEIDQAATSYKSLVTVKDFAEVPVTWDRWSGEPAEKWRVLLNGVVVHEESVSPAASQKASTTLQVRQGGQYEMTVQLCNGSGAAEECSTSAAKSIVVADTDGSHLDPLPMNVDPANGNYTTPAGMVSGAYFVEWGVYGRKFAVDQIPAQNLTHILYGFIPICGPNPSLGEIENGNSLAALNRACAGTPDYEVVIHDPWAAVQMPQPQSGHVHSTPYKGTYGQMMALKQRYPDLKIVPSIGGWTLSDPFYDFVDKSKRDIFVASVKKFLKTWKFYDGVDIDWEFPGGDGASATGGDPLNDGPAYVALMQELRAMLDELSAETGKTYELTSAIGAGYDKIEDVDYAAASQYMDYIFAMTYDFFGGWNNVVGHQTALNCGSHMSQGECDGTGLDDKGEPRKGPAYTTSNAIDLLLAQGVDAKKLVVGAAMYARGWTGVTRDSMTDPTNPMTGVGNGKVAGSWEAGVIDYKDVVTRYINKAGVEVGYDEVAQAAYAYDPSNGDLVTYDNKRSILAKGDYVRSLGLGGLFAWEIDADNGDILNAMQEGLAGDGTVTPPANKKPVANAGVDVSVIAPASVQLDGSLSSDSDGSIVSYAWTQVSGPNVTLIGADSVNPSFATDTFTQSETLQFTLTVTDDKGATASDSVAVSVTVEGTEPVNNPPVAVIVAPTSVNKGDVVTLDASTSTDADSDPLTFTWVVPAGVDASVVGSQVTFTAASYPVDTPFAFSVTANDGQASDTASVTVTVLKDAGEPPVTCDNAWDASAVYTGGDQVSQAGKVWEAKWWTKGDEPSKSGEWGVWKEVGISTCN is encoded by the coding sequence ATGTTTAAAAAGAAACTTGGACTGTGCTCAGCAGCCGTAACTCTTGCTCTTTCTGCCCCAACTTTTGCGGCAGCCCCAGGGCAAGCGATCATCTCTTGGATGGAAACTGATTTTTCTATTATTGAGATCGATCAAGCAGCCACCTCATACAAAAGTCTGGTAACAGTAAAAGATTTTGCTGAAGTTCCTGTTACATGGGATCGTTGGTCTGGCGAGCCTGCTGAAAAATGGCGTGTGCTATTAAATGGTGTTGTTGTTCATGAAGAAAGTGTTTCTCCTGCGGCTTCACAAAAAGCGTCAACAACTCTACAGGTTCGTCAAGGCGGTCAGTATGAAATGACGGTGCAGCTTTGTAATGGTTCTGGTGCAGCAGAAGAATGTAGTACAAGTGCTGCAAAATCAATTGTTGTAGCAGATACGGATGGTAGTCACTTAGATCCTTTACCAATGAATGTCGATCCTGCAAATGGCAATTACACCACACCTGCGGGTATGGTTTCAGGCGCCTATTTTGTTGAATGGGGTGTTTATGGACGTAAATTTGCTGTAGACCAAATCCCCGCGCAAAACTTAACTCATATACTTTATGGTTTCATTCCAATTTGTGGCCCTAACCCATCATTAGGTGAAATTGAAAATGGAAACAGCCTAGCAGCTCTTAACCGTGCGTGTGCAGGTACTCCTGATTACGAAGTAGTTATTCATGATCCATGGGCAGCGGTTCAAATGCCACAACCACAATCTGGTCACGTTCATAGTACTCCTTATAAAGGAACTTACGGCCAAATGATGGCACTTAAGCAACGCTATCCAGACCTAAAAATTGTTCCATCGATTGGTGGCTGGACATTATCTGACCCTTTCTACGATTTTGTTGATAAATCAAAACGAGACATTTTTGTTGCTTCAGTTAAAAAGTTTCTTAAAACATGGAAGTTTTATGATGGTGTAGACATTGACTGGGAATTCCCTGGTGGCGACGGTGCAAGTGCTACTGGTGGTGACCCTCTAAATGACGGCCCTGCTTATGTTGCATTAATGCAAGAGCTAAGAGCAATGCTTGATGAATTAAGTGCTGAAACAGGAAAAACCTATGAATTAACATCAGCAATTGGTGCTGGTTATGACAAAATTGAAGATGTTGATTACGCTGCTGCATCTCAATATATGGATTACATCTTTGCAATGACATACGATTTCTTTGGCGGTTGGAATAATGTTGTTGGTCACCAAACTGCACTAAACTGTGGTTCTCATATGTCTCAAGGCGAATGTGATGGTACAGGTCTTGATGATAAAGGCGAACCTCGTAAAGGACCTGCTTATACAACCAGCAATGCAATTGACTTATTACTTGCTCAAGGTGTTGATGCTAAGAAGTTGGTTGTAGGTGCTGCTATGTATGCACGAGGTTGGACTGGTGTTACACGTGACAGCATGACCGATCCAACAAATCCAATGACAGGGGTTGGTAACGGTAAAGTGGCAGGTTCATGGGAAGCAGGCGTAATTGATTATAAAGACGTCGTTACTCGCTACATCAACAAAGCTGGCGTTGAAGTTGGTTATGATGAAGTAGCTCAAGCCGCTTACGCTTATGATCCAAGCAATGGCGATTTAGTTACTTATGACAATAAAAGATCGATTTTAGCTAAAGGGGACTATGTTCGTTCATTAGGCTTAGGCGGTCTATTTGCATGGGAAATCGATGCTGATAATGGTGACATTCTAAATGCAATGCAAGAAGGTCTTGCTGGTGATGGTACAGTTACGCCTCCTGCAAACAAAAAACCTGTCGCTAATGCTGGTGTAGATGTTTCAGTTATTGCACCTGCATCTGTACAACTTGACGGTTCATTATCCTCGGATAGCGATGGTTCGATTGTTTCTTATGCATGGACACAAGTTTCTGGACCTAATGTAACACTAATTGGCGCAGATTCAGTTAACCCAAGCTTTGCTACTGATACTTTTACTCAATCTGAAACACTTCAATTCACACTAACAGTGACAGATGATAAAGGTGCGACTGCATCTGATTCAGTCGCAGTATCAGTAACCGTTGAAGGAACAGAACCAGTAAATAACCCACCAGTAGCCGTTATTGTTGCTCCAACATCAGTAAATAAAGGCGACGTGGTTACACTTGATGCATCCACATCAACAGATGCAGACAGTGATCCATTAACATTCACATGGGTCGTTCCTGCAGGTGTTGATGCTAGTGTTGTTGGTTCTCAGGTTACCTTTACAGCGGCCTCTTACCCTGTCGACACACCTTTTGCTTTCTCTGTTACAGCAAATGATGGTCAAGCATCAGACACAGCAAGTGTTACTGTTACTGTACTTAAAGATGCTGGTGAACCACCAGTAACTTGTGATAACGCATGGGATGCTTCAGCAGTCTATACAGGTGGTGACCAAGTTTCTCAAGCTGGTAAAGTATGGGAAGCGAAATGGTGGACAAAAGGTGATGAACCATCAAAATCTGGTGAATGGGGAGTATGGAAAGAGGTAGGTATTTCTACTTGTAACTAA
- the oppB gene encoding oligopeptide ABC transporter permease OppB, with amino-acid sequence MFQFIIKRILEAIPTMLVLITISFFLMRFAPGNPFSTERPLPPEVMANINAKYGLDKPVFEQYTTYLSNILQGDFGPSFKYQDYTVNELVEAALPVSAKVGFFAFIFTVILGVTVGTLAALRQNTWLDYTIMSTAMVGVVMPSFVLAPALIYLFSIELGWFPAGGWHDGSFKYMFLPILGMSFLYVATFARITRGSMIETLNSNFIRTARAKGLSYRYIIIKHALKPAMLPVVSYMGPAFVGIITGSVVIETIFGLPGIGKLFVNAAFNRDYSLVMGVTILIGFLFILFNAIVDVLLAIIDPKIRY; translated from the coding sequence ATGTTTCAATTCATTATCAAACGGATACTTGAAGCAATTCCAACAATGTTGGTTTTGATCACCATTTCTTTTTTCTTAATGAGATTTGCACCTGGCAATCCATTTTCAACAGAACGCCCACTTCCTCCGGAAGTTATGGCGAATATCAATGCAAAATACGGTTTAGATAAACCGGTATTTGAACAATATACGACTTACCTTAGTAATATCTTACAAGGTGATTTCGGTCCTTCATTTAAATATCAAGATTATACAGTAAATGAATTGGTTGAAGCTGCATTACCAGTGTCAGCTAAAGTTGGTTTTTTTGCGTTTATTTTTACGGTGATACTTGGGGTTACTGTCGGTACCTTAGCCGCATTAAGGCAAAATACATGGCTTGATTATACGATTATGTCCACCGCTATGGTGGGGGTGGTGATGCCATCCTTTGTATTGGCCCCTGCACTGATTTATCTCTTTTCTATTGAGCTTGGCTGGTTCCCTGCTGGTGGCTGGCATGATGGCTCATTTAAATACATGTTCTTACCAATTCTAGGTATGTCATTCCTTTATGTTGCGACTTTTGCACGTATTACTCGTGGCAGCATGATTGAAACATTAAACAGTAACTTTATTCGAACCGCTCGTGCGAAGGGATTAAGTTATCGCTACATTATTATTAAACATGCACTAAAGCCTGCAATGTTGCCTGTTGTTTCTTATATGGGACCAGCATTTGTCGGCATTATTACCGGTTCTGTTGTTATTGAAACGATTTTTGGTCTACCTGGAATTGGTAAGCTTTTCGTCAATGCTGCATTTAACCGTGATTATTCGTTAGTAATGGGGGTAACCATTCTGATTGGTTTCCTATTTATCTTATTCAACGCAATTGTTGATGTATTACTAGCAATTATCGACCCGAAAATTCGTTATTAA